The window AACACAGTTAAAGGTGCTTGTCCTGGTATCCTCATCAAATTCCAGTTTCATTCTTTATGCCCCCTCTCAGGCTCCTTGCTGGGACCCAGTACTTTACCAGTCTTCAGCTTCCCAGCCTGCAGAGGCCCGTAGGATGGGAGGTTgtgtggaggaaggaaggaaggaggggcaCTTCCTTTGGGTGTACAGGGGGATCCAAGGTCAGAAGGAGGGAGCCTGTGAAAGTCAGAAAGTGGGAACAAGGGATGAAGTTCAGAGGAGAGGCATCagctgaaagaggaaagggTAATCTTTGGGCTGGAAAACTACATCTTGAGAGAGCTGAGTACTCACAGGGACTCTTTGCAGAGATGGTTTGCAGTGGATTCTCAATGTCTCTCAAGAccttgtcttttaaaaagcctttgaagGCCCTGTCACTGCATTGACAAGCAATCAGATGCTCATACAACAGGTTTTGCTACCCTTTTCCTGCTGGATTGGCCTCACGTTGCAGGTGGCCTCTCTGGGTGCAGAGGTGTGCTAGGGGATGCAAGTACGGAGCGTTTCCATCGCAAGACGATGGAAGTTCTGCTCTCTGGCCAGCTCTTCCCAGTCTTCCTTGGTGTAATGCAGAGACaggctggggagctggagggggTTTCTGTTAGCCAGTCAATCAATCATTTCCCCATGTTTATTATTTATCCCCCTGGCCGAGCCCTCCCCTCATCCCTGCCACTCTGGGCAATGGGAATTTTTGTGATCTCTGAGCAGTAGAGGCTGGCGGGCAGCCTGATCAATGCTAGCAGCTCATTCTCAGCCACGTGAGAGGAGAAACATCAACAAGGAGAGATGGAGTTAGAACTTTATTAGGAGAAACCTAGGCACGATTGACTAAAATCTCATATTAAGGAGAGCACACAGGTATTTTCAGGATTAAAAAACacacatatgtaaaaaaacccttacaaacaaacaaaaaatatgttttccccCCCTCTGTGTGTGAGTACGTATGTATATGTACAGGGAACTGTACCAAAGCTAGCTATGTATTGGGAGCAAGGATTCACAGTCCCTTTCAGCGGTGCCTAAGAGAGGGAATGGCTCAGTCCCCTCTAAGTTGGTCCCAGGCCATTCACTCACGCAGTCCAACGCTGGGAAGCTGTGGCCCGTGTCCGAAAGGGCAGTGCAGGGTAAACAACAGGGAGCAGCTTGGCTCTGTTTAGCAATTCTCTTTGAAAGAAGGATGTCATCTCTGCAGTGAGAAAACATATCTGGAGTGGGAGCTGCCTACAGACCTCACCCACCAGACTCAGTGCGCAGTGTTGGGCCCCGACGGCTGCTCTGAGAGGCTACAGTGGTGGAAAGAGCTGGTCCGTGCATGGTTTCTTACGCCATATGCGCTAGGGATGGAGTGGAGATGAAGATGACCTGATGGCAGAACAGGGACTTGCTGTGAGGACAAGAATCTTGGCTTGCACTAGCTGGCAGGCTTGAGAGAGCAGCCAAGAGCTGAAGGATGTGCAGGACCTGGAGAAGACTCTTGTTCCCTGCAAAAGATGCTGAAGTGTTTCGGTAGGTTAGTGGGAGAAGACACAGGCCGTACCTCTTCTGCAGATaaacagaggatttttttttttcctctcaagttGGCAGCTGGCAGCACCCTTTCAGCAGCATTCATGTTGCTTGAAAGATGagtttaaaaaggggaaaaatcacTTTGATTCCACACGGTAATTCCTCCTTATTTACTAGTAGCATATTTTTTCTCACAGGAGAGTCTCTATTTCTGTTAATGGATGTCTTAGAATTGATGACACAAGTATCTTGGGAAAATTCCCTAGTCTTCATCAACTGGTTATCTAAGTGATATCCCCGGGAACCAGGGCCAGTCTGCTGTGCTGACTTAGGAATGAGGAAGGGATTCCAACGTCGGACATGAGGCAGCTGTGTGTGTGGGACCACAGACATCCTTATCTATGGGGAAGAGTTATATACACAGCGTCAAAAAATTCAAGTAGGATTTATTGTACAGGTAAACTGATATAAAATATCTGGGCTCAGGTAGAGAAGGGGAGGATTAGAAAGAGCgagaacaaagcagaagagaaagtctttctttcagaaagccTACCAGTGTGTTTCTGCTCCCTGCAGGTGAGAGAAGTTTCAGCTCAGTATAATTGCCAAGCTGACATAGCAAATGTTGAACAGGCACCAAAGAAGATGCAAGGGGGTTGAGGTCCAGTCAGTCTGTTGAATGCAGTGTTGCAGTGGACGCCCGCTGGGCAGCCTCAGGAGTCTGCTGGCCCGTGCTCTACCAGGCGAAGGATGGTGAGTCTTCAGTCCCTGTGGGTCCCATGATGAAAATATGGCTGAGCACCTCACATCTCGCGATTGGTGCGTGTCTCCCAGTGGCTGCCCCTGCCTTAAGCTGTGAGAGGTGCTGCCTGCAATATAACAATGATGCTTACTGAAAAGGAGCCAAAAGGGTGGTAAAACAGAGAGAGGTTAGTGGCAAGAGTCTGGAGTCCGCTTTGCAGAAGTTTTACTAAGCGCTGAGACTGGTCCTTCTTCTCATCCCTCCTGGAGACAGGTCACACGGACAAATCATCCGACCTTGCCTTGCTGCTGGCACGGCTGGTCTTGCTGAACCGGCGTTTCTCATTGAAGTAGTTCTCGGGGAAGGCAGGTGCTGCACATTCATTGGCCACCTCTGGACTCTCCGTGTAGCTGGACTTAATGAAGGGCCCTTCAccagcagcatcctcctggCCATGGACCCTCTCGGTGGCGAAGTTGGCAGTGTTCTGCTGGGAGGCCATCTTGTTGCTGAAGGGGCTGATGAACTTCCTGTTGGGACTTGACAAGCACTGGTTAAAATCTGGTGGAGGAGTGTACATCTGGGCCCTTTCTGCTTGCGGGGCAGACTCCAGTCTgctgggggctgtgctggggctgggtttGTAAGACCGGGAGCACTTCTCTTTGGCTTTCTTCCAGCCCAAATGGTACAACTCGGCCAGACTGAGGAATAGGGAGAGCACTGCCACAGCCAGCATGAAGACGATGAACACATTCTTCTCTGTGGGACGGGAAACGTAGCAGTTGACGGGGTGGGGGCAAGGTGCCCGCTGGCAGATATACAGGGTCTCCAGGAAGATCCCGTACAAGACATACTGTCCCACAATGAAGGCCACTTCCATGGCAGTGCGAATCAAAATGCTGTAGACGTAGGTGTTCAGAAGACTGCCCCTCAGTATGATTTTGCCTCCTGATTCATCCCAGCAAGACAGCTCAGCCTTCTCTGCCACGGGGCACTTCTGCTGGTAGTATGTGTCACCATTGTTTTTCATCTCCTGGGCCTCCATTTCTGcctccttcatct of the Grus americana isolate bGruAme1 chromosome 1, bGruAme1.mat, whole genome shotgun sequence genome contains:
- the GJA5 gene encoding gap junction alpha-5 protein, which codes for MGDWSFLGEFLEEVHKHSTVVGKVWLTVLFIFRMLVLGTAAESSWGDEQSDFMCDTQQPGCENVCYDKAFPISHVRFWVLQIIFVSTPSLVYMGHAMHTVRMEEKRKMKEAEMEAQEMKNNGDTYYQQKCPVAEKAELSCWDESGGKIILRGSLLNTYVYSILIRTAMEVAFIVGQYVLYGIFLETLYICQRAPCPHPVNCYVSRPTEKNVFIVFMLAVAVLSLFLSLAELYHLGWKKAKEKCSRSYKPSPSTAPSRLESAPQAERAQMYTPPPDFNQCLSSPNRKFISPFSNKMASQQNTANFATERVHGQEDAAGEGPFIKSSYTESPEVANECAAPAFPENYFNEKRRFSKTSRASSKARSDDLSV